In a genomic window of Deltaproteobacteria bacterium:
- a CDS encoding YdcF family protein: protein MLIAEDTVAPADAIVVSIANGAVGVFEAARLYHDGMAATIVLPTWAAGAVDDAIRQLGIAHPRATALAQEILGRSGVPPHAVKILPEPVDGTMTEVAAVVAFARQHRPASLLVVTSRSHSARTRWLLRRALAGKTRVMVHSPKMDGFAADSWWRSREQSREVINEYLRWLNVLALGDPWAPAAASTQERPAAAEGRR, encoded by the coding sequence TTGCTGATCGCAGAAGATACCGTTGCGCCCGCCGACGCGATCGTGGTGTCGATCGCCAATGGCGCAGTCGGCGTCTTCGAGGCCGCGCGGCTCTACCATGACGGGATGGCCGCCACCATTGTCCTGCCCACCTGGGCGGCCGGAGCCGTGGATGACGCCATTCGGCAGTTGGGCATCGCGCATCCGCGCGCGACGGCCTTGGCGCAGGAGATCTTGGGCCGCAGCGGGGTTCCACCACACGCCGTCAAGATTCTCCCTGAGCCGGTGGACGGAACGATGACGGAAGTAGCCGCAGTAGTCGCCTTCGCGCGGCAACACCGGCCGGCGAGCTTACTGGTTGTGACCTCGCGTAGCCACAGCGCGCGCACGCGCTGGCTGCTGCGGCGTGCATTGGCCGGCAAGACCCGGGTTATGGTGCACAGCCCGAAAATGGACGGATTCGCCGCCGACTCCTGGTGGCGTTCACGCGAGCAGAGCCGCGAAGTCATCAACGAGTACCTCCGCTGGCTCAACGTCTTGGCCTTGGGCGACCCTTGGGCACCCGCCGCCGCTTCAACGCAAGAACGGCCGGCAGCCGCCGAAGGACGCCGGTAA